The window GCGTGCCGGCGCCGACGGCATCCTGACCTATTTCGCGCTCGATGCGGCGCGCTGGATGAAAGCCGGGTACTGAGGGTCGTGCGCTCCTCGCCCTGGTGAGCTCTCACCGGGGCAGCAGCCGGCCGGCCGCACGGCGCAGATCGAGAATCGAGGCGATCCGCGCGTCGACGTAGGCCGGCTTTTTCACGCCCCGCCCGACCAGCACGGTCTTCATGCCCAGCCGGCGGGCGGTGCGCAGATTCTCCGCCGAATCCTCGACCAGGATGCAGCGCTGCGGCAGCAGCTTGAGGTCGTGCAGCAGGTGGCGGAAGGCGTGCGTCTGCGGCTTGGGGTGGAAGCGCATCTGCTCGATGCCGTACACGTCGCTGAAATGCCGGCGGATCCCCATCGCGTCCAGCACCGCCCCGGCGTAGCCTTGCGGGCCGTTGGAGAACACGATCTTGCGCCCCGGCAGGCGGCGCAGCAGCGCCCCGAGGGCGCGCTCGAACACCATCATCTTGTGCAGACGCTCGAACCGGTGCGTTTCCCTGAGGAAATCATGCGGATCGATGCCGTGGTGGCGCATGAGCCCCGTCAGCGTCGCGCCATAGCGCCGCCAGTAGCGCACGCGCAGGGCGTTGGCGTCGTCGTCGCTGA is drawn from Azoarcus sp. DN11 and contains these coding sequences:
- a CDS encoding pyrimidine 5'-nucleotidase, whose protein sequence is MNHPATGPVWLFDLDNTLHNASAHIFPHINLSMTAYVARHLALSDDDANALRVRYWRRYGATLTGLMRHHGIDPHDFLRETHRFERLHKMMVFERALGALLRRLPGRKIVFSNGPQGYAGAVLDAMGIRRHFSDVYGIEQMRFHPKPQTHAFRHLLHDLKLLPQRCILVEDSAENLRTARRLGMKTVLVGRGVKKPAYVDARIASILDLRRAAGRLLPR